The following are encoded together in the Ignavibacteriales bacterium genome:
- a CDS encoding PAS domain-containing protein, with translation MTSNYSFTFDLFNNCKDMFLILTEEGSILQMNNSALNKLKPFLAKINSQNFYSLLDETGKNELRLTLRNCSDKSGCNSFAAQLILNETLDVEFSISLFTNYTSDTANKLFFILARDLTEQKHKELELLRFFSIAENTVNPLEITDVNGRIIYVNKAFVNSSGYSKEEIIGQNPKLFGGGKNSKKFWEKMWSTISSGKVWVGEIENKRKNGEPYHSQVLISPIIDAGGKVTGYFGVHRDLSDKRVLEKQLIHTQKMESIGTLAAGIAHEVGNPLASISALVQVAQRSTNDPFISEKLGLVKSQVTRISKIIRDLVDFSRPSNYELLMTDINENIKEAVEITKVGTKAKNIDFVIELTENIPSLPLIADQIQQVFVNILLNAVDAIQEKKDDTSRNKIVVKSFIEDESVIINFTDTGPGIPEANYTKVFEPFFTTKKQGKGTGLGLWVSYGIVKSFQGDIKIKSVPGSSTSFIINLPIKP, from the coding sequence ATGACGTCGAATTATTCATTCACATTTGATCTGTTCAATAATTGCAAGGATATGTTCTTAATTTTAACTGAAGAAGGAAGTATTCTTCAAATGAATAATTCTGCTTTAAATAAACTGAAGCCCTTTTTAGCAAAAATAAATTCACAAAATTTTTACTCATTATTGGATGAGACGGGCAAAAATGAATTGAGATTAACGCTCAGAAATTGTTCAGATAAAAGTGGCTGCAATTCATTTGCTGCTCAATTAATCCTGAATGAAACCTTAGATGTGGAATTCTCTATCTCACTGTTTACAAACTATACTTCCGACACGGCAAATAAATTATTTTTCATACTTGCACGCGATTTAACCGAACAGAAACATAAAGAATTAGAACTTCTCCGCTTCTTCAGTATTGCTGAAAATACTGTTAATCCACTTGAAATTACAGATGTGAACGGAAGAATAATTTATGTAAATAAAGCCTTTGTAAATTCAAGCGGCTACTCAAAGGAAGAAATAATTGGTCAAAATCCAAAACTATTTGGAGGGGGTAAAAATTCTAAAAAGTTTTGGGAGAAAATGTGGAGTACTATCAGCAGCGGTAAAGTATGGGTTGGTGAGATTGAAAACAAGAGAAAGAACGGCGAACCTTATCATTCGCAGGTTTTGATTTCGCCTATCATTGATGCTGGTGGAAAAGTGACAGGTTATTTTGGTGTTCACAGAGATTTAAGTGATAAGAGAGTTTTAGAGAAACAATTAATCCATACTCAGAAAATGGAGAGCATCGGCACACTCGCAGCCGGAATCGCTCACGAAGTAGGCAACCCATTGGCTTCTATTTCTGCGCTGGTCCAGGTTGCACAACGTTCTACTAACGATCCATTTATTTCAGAGAAGCTGGGATTGGTGAAAAGTCAAGTTACAAGAATTTCTAAAATTATTCGCGACCTGGTTGACTTCTCCCGCCCATCAAACTATGAATTACTGATGACCGATATAAATGAAAACATCAAAGAAGCCGTCGAAATTACTAAGGTGGGGACCAAAGCAAAAAATATTGACTTTGTAATTGAGCTGACCGAGAATATCCCATCTCTGCCATTAATTGCTGATCAGATACAACAAGTATTCGTAAATATTTTGCTCAATGCAGTTGATGCAATACAGGAAAAGAAAGATGATACTTCAAGGAACAAAATTGTTGTGAAATCTTTTATAGAGGATGAATCAGTTATAATTAATTTTACGGATACAGGTCCGGGAATTCCCGAAGCAAATTATACAAAAGTTTTTGAACCATTCTTCACTACTAAAAAACAAGGCAAAGGAACAGGGCTTGGACTTTGGGTTAGTTATGGTATTGTGAAAAGTTTTCAGGGAGACATTAAGATTAAGAGCGTCCCCGGATCAAGCACTTCTTTTATTATTAACTTGCCTATCAAACCATAA
- a CDS encoding efflux RND transporter periplasmic adaptor subunit, with amino-acid sequence MESKNVDLSSLKIDRSDNGENNSGRKKIFVAGGLVLALIILYFLFTTFFHPSVEVNLTTAFLQKPGQTTASLNASGYVVAQRKAAIASKGTGRLIYLGVVEGDQVKKGQIIGKLENDDILAQLEEAKANLKLYEADLQNANNLLNREKELFAKGLSTQQSLEQTEANYNRLLASIEVAKARIKQYDVALENTLIRAPFDGTVLTKNAEVGEIVAPFGGSTTSKTAVVTIADMNSLLVETDVSESNIERILINQDCEIILDAYPEKSYQGFVFKIVPTADRSKATVLVKVGFKNYDSRVLPEMSAKVSFYTEPLDTAFINQKPLLVIPSSAVLEEDTKKYIFRIVNDKAKKFEVKLGETLGSYMEVTSGLQAGDKIINELNDKIFDGVSVSTPE; translated from the coding sequence ATGGAATCAAAAAACGTAGATCTTTCATCATTAAAAATTGATCGTTCGGATAATGGTGAGAATAACTCCGGCAGAAAAAAAATATTCGTCGCCGGCGGATTAGTTTTAGCATTAATAATCCTATACTTTTTATTTACTACTTTTTTTCATCCTTCGGTTGAAGTTAATTTAACAACTGCTTTTCTTCAAAAACCTGGACAAACTACTGCCTCTCTAAACGCAAGTGGTTACGTTGTAGCACAGCGTAAAGCAGCAATTGCTTCAAAGGGTACGGGAAGATTAATTTATCTTGGCGTTGTTGAAGGTGATCAGGTTAAGAAGGGGCAGATCATCGGCAAACTTGAGAACGATGATATACTTGCGCAGCTTGAAGAAGCTAAAGCAAATTTAAAATTGTACGAAGCTGATTTGCAAAATGCTAATAATTTATTGAACCGTGAGAAAGAATTATTTGCAAAGGGGTTAAGCACCCAGCAATCATTGGAGCAGACCGAGGCAAATTATAACCGTTTGCTTGCTTCAATCGAGGTTGCAAAAGCTCGTATAAAGCAATACGATGTTGCTCTTGAAAATACTTTGATACGGGCCCCATTCGATGGAACGGTATTAACTAAAAATGCAGAGGTGGGGGAAATAGTGGCTCCATTCGGCGGAAGTACAACTTCTAAAACAGCAGTAGTAACTATTGCCGATATGAATTCGCTGTTAGTTGAGACGGATGTTTCAGAATCTAATATCGAGAGAATTTTAATCAATCAGGATTGTGAAATTATACTTGATGCGTATCCTGAAAAAAGTTATCAAGGCTTTGTTTTCAAAATTGTTCCTACTGCTGATCGTTCCAAAGCCACTGTGTTAGTTAAAGTCGGATTTAAAAATTATGACAGCAGGGTTCTGCCTGAGATGAGTGCAAAAGTTTCATTTTACACGGAACCTTTGGATACTGCATTTATTAACCAAAAGCCATTACTGGTGATTCCTTCTTCTGCAGTTCTGGAAGAAGACACTAAGAAGTATATTTTTAGAATTGTCAATGATAAGGCAAAAAAGTTTGAAGTTAAGTTAGGCGAGACTCTTGGAAGTTACATGGAAGTGACTTCGGGCTTGCAAGCCGGCGATAAAATTATTAATGAATTAAATGACAAAATATTTGATGGCGTATCAGTGTCTACACCGGAATAA
- a CDS encoding cytochrome b/b6 domain-containing protein, with translation MCHSDQEMTTERNGKEVSLFVDETILAKSPHVKLNCVSCHLEFNPDDLPHKENITPINCLLCHKDAPVKHSFHPQMLKAKGTDFSGDTSCKNCHGTHNVVSPKVKGSKWSASNLTQSCGNCHKDVKEIYQTSQHSLAFSNNIKGAPNCLTCHKSNIGKISSGKNLAELKLRQEKLCLSCHLNDPAILARTAPSAGFLNAYDHSVHGKAIQNGNEKAAGCVDCHTAHGILRGNNSNSSVFKSNIPLTCSKCHEDIFNEYKESVHGISVAKGNNDAPVCTNCHGEHNILQTDSPNSPVSYKNVSLQVCSPCHNSVRLSKKYELSGNKFQTFIDSYHGLALKGGSVQVANCGSCHGAHNIKSADDPASTVYKANLVKTCGKCHPGANKNFTEGKIHVSIAEKEEPLLYWIATAYITMIIVVIGGMFLHNLIDLFKKTKIKKLKQRGKIAEEHHGHALYLRMTLNERIQHITMAVSFIMLVVTGFMLRFPDSWWVSHIRDLSEDAFIYRSIFHRIAAVAMTSISIYHILYLAFTIRGRQLFKDMLPKYQDFKDALAVAKYNLGFSNTKPKLDRFSYVEKAEYWALIWGTIVMSATGFIMWFDNTFIGIFTKLGYDVARTIHYYEAWLAFLAIVVWHFYFVIFNPDVYPISLAWFKGTITEEEMAEEHALELERIKKQKLIENQKTDSENIT, from the coding sequence ATGTGCCATAGTGATCAGGAAATGACAACAGAGAGAAACGGGAAAGAAGTTTCACTCTTTGTTGACGAAACAATACTGGCAAAATCTCCTCACGTCAAATTGAATTGCGTATCCTGTCATTTAGAATTTAATCCTGATGATCTCCCACACAAAGAAAATATTACACCGATAAATTGCTTACTCTGTCATAAAGATGCACCTGTAAAACATTCATTCCACCCACAAATGTTGAAGGCAAAGGGGACTGATTTTTCAGGAGATACCTCATGCAAAAACTGTCATGGTACACACAATGTCGTTTCGCCGAAAGTCAAAGGCTCAAAATGGAGTGCTTCAAACCTAACACAATCTTGTGGAAACTGCCACAAGGATGTAAAAGAGATCTATCAAACATCACAGCATAGTTTAGCTTTTAGCAACAATATAAAAGGTGCTCCCAATTGCTTGACGTGTCATAAAAGCAATATAGGCAAAATCTCATCCGGAAAAAATTTAGCAGAATTAAAATTAAGACAAGAAAAACTTTGCTTATCCTGTCATTTAAATGACCCGGCAATTTTAGCCCGCACGGCACCGTCAGCAGGATTTCTAAATGCTTATGACCATAGTGTTCATGGTAAGGCAATTCAAAATGGAAATGAAAAAGCTGCCGGTTGTGTTGACTGCCATACTGCACATGGAATTTTACGCGGGAATAATTCCAACTCAAGTGTTTTTAAGTCGAATATACCGCTGACCTGTTCGAAATGTCATGAAGATATTTTTAATGAGTATAAAGAAAGTGTACATGGAATTTCAGTAGCCAAAGGAAATAATGATGCGCCTGTTTGTACCAATTGTCATGGTGAGCATAACATTCTTCAAACCGATTCCCCGAATTCTCCTGTATCTTATAAAAATGTTTCTCTTCAGGTTTGTTCACCGTGTCACAACTCGGTTAGGCTTTCTAAAAAGTACGAACTATCGGGTAATAAGTTTCAAACTTTTATAGATAGTTATCATGGATTAGCATTAAAGGGGGGATCAGTTCAGGTAGCTAATTGCGGAAGTTGTCACGGTGCACATAACATAAAGTCTGCCGATGATCCTGCTTCAACAGTCTATAAGGCAAACCTTGTAAAAACCTGCGGCAAATGTCATCCGGGGGCTAATAAAAACTTCACCGAAGGGAAAATTCATGTGAGCATTGCAGAAAAGGAAGAACCGCTTCTTTACTGGATTGCCACCGCCTACATTACAATGATAATTGTTGTGATTGGCGGAATGTTTCTCCATAATCTTATTGACCTGTTCAAAAAAACTAAAATTAAAAAATTGAAGCAGCGCGGAAAAATTGCGGAAGAACATCATGGTCATGCGCTATATCTGCGTATGACTCTTAATGAAAGAATTCAGCACATTACGATGGCAGTCAGTTTTATAATGCTTGTTGTTACTGGATTCATGCTAAGATTTCCAGATAGCTGGTGGGTTTCGCATATCAGAGACTTAAGCGAGGATGCTTTTATTTACAGAAGTATTTTTCATCGAATCGCCGCAGTTGCTATGACATCAATCAGTATTTATCATATTTTATATCTAGCTTTCACAATTAGAGGAAGACAGTTATTCAAAGATATGCTTCCTAAATATCAGGATTTTAAAGATGCACTTGCTGTTGCAAAATACAATCTTGGCTTTTCGAATACCAAACCTAAACTTGATAGATTCAGTTATGTTGAAAAAGCAGAATACTGGGCTTTGATTTGGGGAACAATTGTTATGTCAGCAACCGGTTTTATTATGTGGTTTGATAATACATTCATCGGAATATTTACAAAACTTGGTTACGATGTTGCAAGAACTATTCATTACTATGAAGCATGGCTGGCATTTTTAGCGATAGTTGTGTGGCATTTTTATTTTGTAATTTTTAATCCTGATGTTTACCCAATTAGCCTGGCTTGGTTCAAAGGAACAATAACAGAAGAAGAAATGGCTGAAGAACATGCATTGGAGCTTGAGCGGATAAAAAAACAGAAACTAATTGAGAATCAAAAAACTGATTCAGAAAATATTACATGA
- a CDS encoding ATP-binding protein encodes MKYENFEFAKSIYQSGLRLNHLIRNFITYTKLEILSKDSGKLNSPFVPLSISLIKSIVEKIAEQYNRASDISMNLEKSNVAISPNDLSLIIEEIADNASKFSLAGSPVVLKGYNDNNKYYLIISDKGRGFTAEQISQMGAYIQFERDNYEQQGAGLGLIISKKLTEMYGGQFLINSIYGERTEIIIVLPSAQ; translated from the coding sequence ATGAAATATGAAAATTTTGAATTTGCAAAATCTATTTATCAATCAGGTTTAAGATTAAATCATTTGATAAGAAATTTTATCACCTACACAAAACTCGAAATACTATCAAAAGATTCCGGCAAATTAAATTCTCCTTTCGTTCCTCTTAGCATATCTTTAATCAAAAGCATTGTTGAAAAAATTGCTGAACAGTATAACCGTGCATCAGATATTTCAATGAACTTGGAAAAATCAAATGTGGCTATTTCGCCGAATGATCTCTCGCTAATCATCGAAGAAATAGCTGATAATGCTTCTAAATTTTCATTAGCCGGCAGTCCGGTTGTTTTGAAAGGTTATAATGATAACAATAAGTATTACCTTATAATTTCGGATAAAGGGAGAGGATTTACCGCAGAGCAAATTTCGCAAATGGGTGCATATATTCAATTTGAAAGAGACAACTATGAACAGCAAGGGGCGGGGTTGGGGTTGATCATTTCGAAAAAGCTAACCGAAATGTACGGTGGTCAATTTTTAATAAATAGTATTTATGGAGAAAGAACAGAAATAATTATTGTACTTCCGTCAGCGCAATAA
- a CDS encoding response regulator, with amino-acid sequence MPGLNGYNVLQEVRKDNITASIPLIFLSALADSKDVRAGMNLGADDYIAKPFLPDELIASIKSRLNRNEVSQQKMNR; translated from the coding sequence ATGCCTGGATTGAATGGTTATAATGTATTGCAGGAAGTAAGGAAGGATAACATTACCGCTTCTATTCCTCTGATATTTTTAAGTGCGCTCGCCGACAGCAAAGATGTACGAGCCGGAATGAATCTTGGCGCTGATGATTATATCGCAAAACCTTTTTTACCAGACGAACTGATAGCCTCTATAAAATCAAGGTTAAACAGAAACGAAGTCAGTCAACAAAAAATGAACAGATAA
- a CDS encoding outer membrane lipoprotein-sorting protein produces the protein MKTIFLFLIVLLFNLSFIIPQTLDEIIDLQFDAVKQDKFNKVQTLQLEYKIKSGKDEGSLIIFHRRNNLMRIEKHTVEQNLNTLVKDKDVLQYDLNSKSIIEVKPYEKDQLIFKADLDGYFFCYKEKQHNLELVGKEKVNKKDFYRIKCTKPNGDESNIYLDAKTYLIDRIIQSQQDGELIIETKTQYSDYKLYNGIPFPNKIRTEWGNFSEELKLSKIEFDLAFPDSIFSKESLLK, from the coding sequence ATGAAAACAATATTTCTGTTTCTCATCGTTCTGCTTTTTAATTTATCTTTTATTATTCCACAAACGCTTGATGAAATAATAGACCTTCAGTTTGATGCTGTAAAACAGGACAAATTTAACAAAGTCCAAACTCTACAGTTGGAATATAAAATAAAATCCGGCAAGGATGAGGGAAGCTTGATCATCTTCCACAGAAGAAACAATCTGATGCGAATTGAAAAGCATACTGTTGAACAAAATTTGAATACATTAGTTAAGGATAAAGATGTTTTGCAATATGATTTGAATTCTAAAAGCATTATAGAAGTAAAACCTTATGAAAAAGATCAACTGATTTTTAAAGCTGATCTTGATGGATATTTTTTCTGTTATAAAGAAAAGCAGCACAACTTAGAATTAGTCGGAAAAGAAAAAGTAAACAAAAAAGATTTTTATCGAATCAAATGCACAAAACCAAATGGTGATGAATCAAATATTTATCTTGATGCGAAGACTTACCTGATTGACAGAATAATTCAAAGCCAGCAGGACGGAGAATTAATAATTGAAACTAAAACTCAATACTCCGATTACAAACTTTACAATGGCATTCCCTTTCCAAACAAGATTAGAACTGAGTGGGGCAACTTTAGTGAAGAATTAAAACTCTCGAAGATCGAGTTTGATTTAGCTTTTCCTGACAGCATTTTTAGTAAAGAATCTCTTTTGAAATAG
- a CDS encoding ABC transporter ATP-binding protein, giving the protein MSTLINVQNVSKSYWRNGLEIPVLNNISIEVSQNEFLALMGPSGSGKTTLLNMIGGIDKPSKGSVSINGTDITKLSESALAKWRANNVGFIFQFYNLIPVLTAFENVELPLLLTKLNKNERKKQAETALKIVGLGDRMTHYPKQLSGGQEQRVAIARAIVTDPLIIVADEPTGDLDRHSAEEILTIMERLNNEFNKTIIMVTHDPHAAERAKLIRHLEKGDLV; this is encoded by the coding sequence ATGTCAACATTAATTAATGTTCAGAATGTGTCTAAATCATATTGGCGTAACGGTCTTGAAATTCCTGTTCTGAATAATATTTCAATTGAAGTTTCTCAAAACGAATTTCTTGCCTTGATGGGTCCTTCCGGTTCGGGCAAAACAACTTTGCTCAATATGATTGGTGGAATTGATAAACCATCAAAGGGGAGTGTTTCGATAAACGGTACAGACATAACAAAGCTTAGTGAATCAGCGCTTGCAAAATGGAGAGCGAACAATGTCGGATTTATTTTTCAGTTTTATAACCTGATTCCCGTCCTCACTGCATTTGAAAATGTCGAGCTGCCTCTTCTGCTGACTAAGCTGAATAAAAACGAAAGAAAAAAACAAGCTGAAACTGCCCTAAAAATTGTAGGGCTGGGGGATAGAATGACCCATTATCCAAAGCAGCTTTCAGGCGGTCAAGAACAGCGTGTAGCAATTGCAAGAGCGATAGTAACCGATCCTTTGATTATTGTTGCTGATGAACCAACCGGCGATCTTGACAGGCATTCGGCAGAAGAAATTCTAACTATTATGGAACGATTGAATAACGAATTTAATAAGACAATTATAATGGTTACTCACGATCCACACGCTGCAGAACGTGCTAAATTAATCCGGCATCTCGAAAAAGGCGACTTAGTTTAG
- a CDS encoding NapC/NirT family cytochrome c: MKDKFPASFYNPITIGGSVLSLLSFGLIIFLIVLELFGTTENPYLVIITFMILPSFLILGLLLVAFGVLKEKKRIKKGNPQRELPILDFNNPRHRLTFFIFTFGSILLLFFSAFGSFKAYEYAETDEFCGTVCHKVMEPEYTAYLNSPHNRVGCVQCHIGSGADWFVKSKITGSYQVYSVLFNKYSKPIPTPVESLRPAQGTCEQCHSPKHFFSEKKVDYSYYLSDKDNSKSKLTMLLKIGGGNIELGNARGIHWHMNIENEVTYYAVDRERQIIPWVKMKSKKTGKEIIYRSTEVKLNEKRLSPESFRVMDCIDCHNRPSHIYNQPDKMMNLFMSLGRIDDSLPYIKSVGVQALEKPYSTKEVGLDSIKIFINDFYSHNYPEIYKSKASSIKSSILEIQKIYSRNYFPSMNTNWKKFANNIGHVWDNGCFRCHDGKHVSEDGKIISKDCNACHTILSSEDENGFVQTSVTGLQFNHPIDLGSSLKDWLCTDCHGRE; this comes from the coding sequence TTGAAAGATAAATTTCCAGCATCATTTTATAATCCAATTACAATCGGCGGGTCAGTTCTATCACTGCTAAGTTTTGGATTAATAATTTTTTTGATAGTCCTCGAATTATTCGGAACTACCGAGAATCCGTATCTGGTAATAATCACTTTTATGATTCTCCCCTCCTTTCTCATACTCGGTTTGCTTCTGGTAGCATTTGGAGTATTAAAAGAAAAGAAAAGAATAAAGAAAGGTAATCCGCAAAGAGAACTTCCCATACTTGATTTTAACAATCCAAGACACAGACTTACATTTTTTATCTTCACCTTTGGATCAATTTTGCTTTTGTTTTTTTCTGCCTTCGGAAGTTTTAAAGCCTACGAGTATGCTGAGACAGATGAATTTTGCGGCACCGTTTGTCACAAAGTAATGGAACCTGAATACACGGCATACCTTAATTCCCCGCATAACCGTGTGGGCTGCGTACAGTGCCACATTGGCTCCGGTGCAGATTGGTTTGTAAAATCGAAGATTACAGGTTCTTATCAGGTGTACTCGGTTTTATTTAATAAATACTCGAAACCTATTCCCACCCCTGTTGAAAGTTTACGACCTGCACAGGGAACTTGTGAGCAATGCCATTCACCAAAACATTTTTTTTCTGAAAAAAAAGTTGACTATTCATATTACCTTAGCGATAAAGATAACTCGAAGTCCAAGTTGACGATGCTTTTAAAAATCGGCGGCGGCAATATTGAATTAGGTAATGCCCGGGGAATTCATTGGCACATGAATATTGAGAACGAAGTAACTTATTATGCAGTTGACCGAGAACGACAGATCATTCCGTGGGTAAAAATGAAATCGAAAAAGACCGGGAAGGAAATAATTTATAGAAGTACAGAAGTAAAGCTTAATGAGAAGCGGCTAAGCCCGGAATCTTTCAGAGTGATGGACTGCATTGATTGCCACAATCGCCCTTCACATATTTATAATCAGCCGGATAAAATGATGAATTTATTTATGTCGCTTGGACGAATAGATGACTCACTCCCCTACATAAAAAGTGTTGGAGTTCAGGCTCTTGAAAAGCCATATTCAACTAAGGAAGTCGGACTTGACAGCATTAAAATTTTTATTAACGATTTTTATTCCCATAATTATCCTGAAATCTATAAATCAAAAGCATCGTCGATAAAAAGCAGTATTTTAGAAATTCAAAAAATTTATTCTAGAAATTATTTCCCCAGTATGAATACAAATTGGAAAAAATTTGCAAATAATATCGGTCATGTTTGGGATAATGGCTGCTTCCGCTGCCATGATGGAAAACATGTAAGTGAAGATGGGAAAATAATTTCTAAAGATTGTAACGCCTGCCATACAATTCTCTCCTCCGAAGATGAAAATGGATTTGTACAGACCTCCGTTACAGGTTTGCAATTTAACCACCCAATTGATCTTGGCAGTTCTTTGAAAGATTGGTTGTGCACTGATTGTCACGGAAGGGAATGA
- a CDS encoding PIG-L family deacetylase: MNLHILVFAAHPDDAELSMGGTIAKLTSSNLKVGIIDLTRGELGAWGPPKPAKEKLFRLPSFLNPP, translated from the coding sequence ATGAATCTTCACATACTCGTTTTTGCTGCGCATCCCGATGATGCTGAACTCTCAATGGGCGGAACCATCGCTAAACTAACTTCTTCGAATCTTAAAGTTGGAATAATTGATTTAACAAGGGGGGAGCTTGGTGCATGGGGACCGCCGAAACCCGCCAAAGAGAAGCTTTTCAGGCTGCCATCGTTCTTAAATCCGCCTTAA
- a CDS encoding patatin-like phospholipase family protein yields the protein MKKFGIAFGSGGARGIAHLLMVEALDELGIKPVIISGSSIGAIIGAFYAAGFTAKEMKKILDQLINPKSSTIVDFFMKSDIIKLLTMFDPQIIKSGIIKGNKFQKYLESHLKISRFDELKIPLKIVATDYWNKAQVVFDKGELFPAIRASYSLPGLFTPMKIKNKILIDGGAVNPLPYDIIKKHCDITIAIDITSFRSMNGNEIPATVDSVFTAYQIMQNSIIQEKLKHVRPDIYIKPEIYDVRVFDFLKADLIFDQTKKSKKELKRQLEKFLSKK from the coding sequence ATGAAAAAATTTGGTATAGCATTCGGCAGCGGAGGGGCAAGAGGGATTGCGCATTTACTCATGGTGGAGGCACTTGATGAACTTGGTATCAAACCGGTAATAATATCCGGGTCAAGTATTGGCGCTATCATCGGGGCATTTTATGCTGCTGGATTTACTGCTAAAGAGATGAAAAAAATTTTAGATCAACTCATAAATCCCAAAAGCAGTACTATAGTTGATTTTTTCATGAAATCGGATATCATAAAATTATTAACAATGTTCGATCCGCAGATTATAAAATCGGGAATTATCAAAGGCAATAAATTTCAAAAATATCTCGAATCGCATCTAAAAATTTCCAGATTTGATGAACTGAAAATTCCACTTAAAATTGTAGCGACAGATTACTGGAATAAAGCACAAGTCGTTTTTGATAAAGGAGAATTGTTCCCTGCAATAAGGGCAAGTTATTCATTGCCCGGACTTTTTACCCCGATGAAAATAAAAAATAAAATATTAATTGACGGCGGCGCTGTGAATCCCCTGCCTTATGATATTATTAAAAAACATTGTGACATAACTATCGCCATTGATATTACTTCATTTCGTTCGATGAATGGGAATGAGATCCCTGCAACGGTTGATTCGGTTTTTACGGCTTATCAGATTATGCAAAACTCTATCATTCAGGAAAAACTAAAACACGTACGACCGGATATTTATATAAAACCTGAAATTTATGATGTTAGAGTATTCGATTTTTTAAAAGCAGATTTAATTTTTGATCAGACAAAAAAATCAAAAAAAGAATTGAAACGCCAATTAGAAAAATTCTTATCTAAGAAGTAA
- a CDS encoding ABC transporter permease produces MKIPFKYTFRNFKARKLTAAITVTGIALVVFVFAAALMMAYGIEKTLVSTGSADNIKILRKSSQGEISSIIDGDTQNIIRALPHIAKDSKGELMISSEPVVIINLAIKSGGMSNVTVRGVSQNVYQLRQQIKLSEGRFFNPSLRELIVGKAINSKFEGAQIGSIVRFAGDDWTIVGLFDAEGSGFESEMWGDAQQLLSAFNRESSVSTLTLKLDDIANFEEFKRSFETDKRLLEFEPKIEQKYFEEQSGILATFIRVLGIFITVIFSIGAIIGAMITMYSSVANRTREIGTLRSLGFKRRNILLAFLLESVTISVTGGVIGLFLASFLQFFTISTLNWNSFSELAFSFSLSPSIVISSLIFTLVMGLLGGFLPSVRAARLNIVNALRAE; encoded by the coding sequence ATGAAAATTCCATTTAAATATACTTTTAGAAATTTTAAAGCTCGAAAACTTACAGCAGCAATTACTGTAACCGGTATTGCACTTGTAGTTTTCGTTTTTGCCGCAGCTTTGATGATGGCTTATGGTATTGAAAAAACACTTGTCTCTACCGGTTCTGCTGACAATATTAAAATACTTCGCAAATCTTCACAGGGAGAAATTAGCAGCATTATTGACGGCGACACACAGAATATTATTCGTGCTTTACCGCATATCGCAAAAGACAGCAAGGGGGAGTTAATGATTTCTAGCGAACCTGTTGTAATAATTAATCTGGCGATCAAAAGCGGGGGAATGAGTAATGTTACTGTTCGCGGTGTTTCCCAAAATGTTTATCAATTAAGGCAGCAAATAAAATTAAGCGAAGGAAGATTTTTCAATCCCTCTCTCCGTGAATTAATTGTCGGAAAGGCAATCAATAGTAAATTTGAAGGAGCACAGATCGGCAGTATTGTACGGTTTGCCGGTGATGACTGGACTATCGTTGGTTTATTTGATGCTGAAGGCAGTGGCTTTGAATCTGAAATGTGGGGAGATGCTCAGCAGTTATTGAGTGCATTTAATCGTGAGTCAAGTGTTTCGACTTTAACATTAAAACTTGATGACATTGCAAATTTTGAAGAATTTAAAAGATCATTTGAAACAGATAAAAGATTATTAGAATTTGAACCAAAGATTGAGCAAAAATATTTTGAAGAGCAATCCGGCATACTTGCTACTTTCATACGTGTGCTTGGAATTTTTATCACCGTAATTTTTAGTATCGGTGCCATCATTGGTGCGATGATCACTATGTATTCTTCAGTAGCAAATAGAACACGGGAAATTGGGACGCTGCGTTCTTTAGGATTTAAGAGAAGAAACATTCTATTAGCTTTTTTACTTGAGTCGGTAACAATATCAGTAACGGGGGGAGTAATCGGATTATTCTTAGCTTCATTTCTTCAATTCTTTACAATATCCACTCTCAACTGGAATTCATTTTCAGAGTTAGCTTTTTCATTTTCGCTTTCGCCTTCGATAGTAATCTCTTCATTGATTTTCACTCTTGTGATGGGTTTGCTAGGCGGATTTTTACCTTCGGTGAGAGCAGCAAGGTTAAATATCGTTAATGCGTTAAGAGCAGAATAA